In one window of Drosophila innubila isolate TH190305 chromosome 2L unlocalized genomic scaffold, UK_Dinn_1.0 4_B_2L, whole genome shotgun sequence DNA:
- the LOC117780735 gene encoding protein brunelleschi: MRASVGNVQLHASVEPVMSRLDYEQNALHHSCLLVLLRGVGPSRARILQRAFEKVRRVNNIKVTDSSGTVRTIYFRFISEHPVEHNDWGDFQTHRRLLGLVTIGKFENQPELNELCRHHESLKVRYGSTLYESRAIFFGPDASSSDPTNHNHNDDISAVDNAQPELQAIKEHSSSTDAKHKDARLQDEYTTPNNFKSQAFFYREHDNCYDLETRVGDFLNALFWVLESRRLERSREKAEKVSLLLAPFEKRDFVGLDMESRNNRKRCVGRVMKNLADLSLQAGLLDDALSLYHNANETLRSVGDSLWVGASEEGLCAASAVMLYPQMREIETLHRNASLQETGTSPLRNTPEKWRASDATKKINTGNASTNCADAITSNSSSCSSVSSLLTNNSSASGTPTPSTSSSSSTSTISVTPFGQQRNGELPGNILKPEEITNYYRKAIINYSKYRHAATIETEAALKATRICIEQNRPLDVAMFLQNILYINLSISESERVKRFEIITELYQQIGYQRKAAFFQRLAALKHVQQGSQAPDWTQSYRLMLGSFTGYLLSLDPLEVLENAAGWPSLQIDLVQNLITAARRLGHSALATRHMTFLLQTQWDNMTATEQSEMAVQLQNLSAQCEGSPVPLVLENGTVIPPANLTDLPYCIEVVVKDLPAHLRPQRIKIAKADSGPFLFTPIHFNSVDRRDKKKDKNKIAFLWVQNDLSEVCVRLRNPLPFELAVTDMRLLTNGVVFESLPQSIILQPHVPTNVLLHGTPIETGQLELQGYSTHTLGVKSNCRLKHMRGRNLPPNYLVDVIPALPRISVKTSLPQTATFSNMNKSDIVVTSASLTLYNGESSSCIITIRNESNTLPLEYLEVSINSNVEQVTQKKIFHIDEQALQAQLPVAPLGTLELALEIYAEADFVCPMSAVSLNSSANGASAEYGASSMSHYSSISTSGHASLPLGISSPQHRRQELQNVGARSTIAGAQHSLAALNLQPGGAGGLSNTRPFQLAQNVEAQIRLKYSGGEAFVAGFCRQCAVSFNLEMLPSVQITSWDVLPAEIPSQFYLVLDVSNLTAQEMSLNYTDNKNILIEAKESCRVPIPVDRCSLEQVCAARAAEVAENLERELCFRTQILSFSDALSKLCSTHIADRVKINWLLTGSDIQGVASLRGIVLSHGMVDLTTVSPLQWSVSFQDAPVQPHSEIMCTVGQRAQISINLTNQSLQPLKNLVLTIKFYQDYLNGMENYNLETRVAISGPNRITIPVLEKHEQTQHNCSVIFFTPGRFKTSIECVTKPQQSSSISIRPCPGSTNLSQLETLPASSFDEQQAHTWKFIPPIEVTVVEQ; encoded by the exons GCTATGGAAGCACGCTGTACGAGTCACGTGCCATATTCTTTGGACCCGATGCATCTTCCAGCGATCCCACAAACCACAATCACAATGACGACATAAGTGCCGTCGACAATGCGCAGCCAGAGTTGCAGGCAATTAAAGAGCACAGCTCAAGCACAGATGCTAAGCATAAGGATGCACGTCTTCAGGATGAGTACACAACGCCTAACAATTTCAAGTCACAGGCGTTCTTCTATCGCGAGCACGACAATTGCTACGATTTGGAGACGCGGGTCGGAGATTTTTTGAACGCCCTGTTTTGGGTGCTGGAATCAAGGCGTCTGGAACGGTCGCGCGAGAAGGCCGAGAAGGTCAGTCTACTGCTGGCGCCCTTTGAGAAACGCGACTTTGTGGGATTGGACATGGAATCGCGCAACAATCGCAAACGCTGTGTCGGTCGTGTGATGAAGAATCTGGCAGATCTGTCGCTCCAAGCGGGACTTCTAGATGACGCTTTAAGCTTGTATCACAATGCAAATGAAACGCTGCGTTCAGTGGGCGACTCGCTGTGGGTGGGCGCCAGTGAGGAAGGTCTGTGTGCCGCCTCGGCTGTTATGTTGTATCCACAAATGCGTGAGATTGAAACGCTGCATAGAAACGCATCTCTGCAAGAAACAG GTACTTCTCCATTAAGAAACACTCCGGAAAAGTGGCGTGCAAGCGATGCAACCAAGAAGATAAACACTGGGAACGCGTCAACAAATTGTGCAGACGCGATCACTTCAAACTCATCTTCCTGCTCATCGGTATCCTCTCTTTTGACCAACAACTCCTCAGCATCGGGCACGCCAACACCTTCCACATCCTCGTCCTCCTCGACATCGACAATATCGGTTACGCCTTTTGGGCAACAACGCAACGGCGAGCTACCTGGCAATATCCTAAAGCCGGAGGAGATAACCAACTACTATCGCAAGGCAATAATTAACTACAGCAAGTACAGGCATGCAGCCACAATTGAGACAGAGGCGGCTTTGAAGGCAACACGTATTTGCATTGAACAGAATCGTCCTCTGGATGTTGCCATGTTTCTACAGAACATACTTTACATTAATCTCAGCATCAGCGAGTCGGAGCGCGTTAAACGCTTTGAAATCATCACGGAGCTGTATCAGCAAATTGGCTATCAACGCAAAGCTGCATTTTTCCAGCGTCTGGCCGCGCTCAAGCATGTCCAGCAAGGGAGCCAGGCGCCAGATTGGACTCAGAGCTATCGTTTAATGCTGGGCAGCTTTACTGGATATCTGTTATCCCTTGATCCTCTGGAGGTGTTGGAGAATGCCGCTGGTTGGCCATCGCTGCAAATAGATCTTGTGCAAAATCTTATAACTGCTGCGAGACGACTTGGACACTCTGCTTTGGCCACTCGGCACATGACGTTTCTACTGCAAACCCAATGGGACAACATGACGGCGACGGAGCAAAGTGAAATGGCTGTGCAATTGCAG AATCTAAGCGCACAATGCGAAGGCTCTCCCGTGCCTCTGGTGCTGGAAAATGGGACTGTGATACCGCCCGCAAATCTCACCGATCTGCCCTATTGCATAGAGGTGGTGGTGAAGGACTTACCCGCACATTTGCGACCGCAACGCATTAAGATTGCCAAAGCCGACAGTGGTCCCTTTCTGTTTACTCCCATACACTTTAATTCTGTGGATCGTCGGGacaaaaaaaaggacaaaaataaaatag CCTTCCTGTGGGTTCAAAACGATCTCAGCGAGGTGTGTGTGCGCCTGCGCAATCCGTTGCCCTTTGAACTGGCTGTCACCGACATGCGTCTGCTTACCAATGGCGTGGTCTTTGAATCCCTGCCCCAGAGCATAATCCTGCAACCGCATGTGCCAACTAACGTCTTGCTCCATGGCACACCCATTGAGACAGGCCAATTGGAACTTCAGGGCTACAGCACACATACGTTGGGTGTCAAGTCCAACTGCCGGTTGAAACACATGAGAGGACGCAACTTGCCTCCCAATTATTTGGTTGATGTTATTCCCGCTTTGCCACGCATCTCTGTCAAGACGTCACTGCCACAGACGGCCACTTTTAGCAATATGAACAAATCGGACATTGTGGTTACCTCTGCCAGTTTGACTCTTTATAATGGAGAATCCTCCAGCtgtataataacaataagGAATGAAAGCAATACGTTGCCACTGGAATATTTAGAAGTTAGCATAAATTCAAATGTGGAGCAGGTGactcaaaagaaaatatttcacattGATGAACAGGCGCTGCAG GCTCAGCTGCCAGTTGCTCCGCTAGGAACTCTTGAACTTGCTCTGGAAATTTACGCAGAAGCTGATTTTGTTTGTCCAATGTCAGCGGTATCACTTAATTCCAGTGCAAATGGTGCTTCTGCTGAATATGGAGCCTCTTCGATGTCACACTACTCCAGCATATCCACTTCCGGGCATGCCAGTCTGCCTTTGGGCATCAGTTCACCACAGCATCGTCGCCAGGAGCTACAAAACGTTGGCGCGCGGTCCACAATTGCCGGTGCCCAGCATTCTTTGGCTGCGTTAAATTTGCAGCCTGGCGGTGCAGGTGGTTTATCCAACACACGCCCATTTCAGTTAGCTCAGAACGTTGAGGCGCAGATACGACTTAAATACTCCGGCGGAGAGGCATTTGTTGCTGGTTTCTGTCGTCAGTGCGCCGTATCCTTCAACTTGGAGATGCTGCCCAGTGTGCAGATCACTAGCTGGGATGTGTTGCCCGCGGAAAT ACCTTCACAATTCTATTTAGTTTTGGATGTATCCAATCTAACCGCTCAAGAAATGTCGCTCAACTATACTGATAACAAGAATATACTCATCGAGGCCAAAGAAAGCTGCCGAGTGCCCATCCCAGTCGATCGGTGCTCCTTGGAGCAAGTGTGTGCGGCGCGAGCAGCAGAAGTTGCTGAGAATCTGGAACGCG AGCTCTGTTTTCGCACGCAAATTCTTTCATTTAGCGATGCCCTCAGCAAGCTTTGCTCTACTCACATTGCGGATCGGGTGAAGATTAATTGGCTGTTGACCGGCAGTGACATCCAGGGCGTTGCCTCGCTGCGTGGAATTGTTCTCTCACACGGCATGGTCGACCTGACCACCGTTTCCCCTCTTCAGTGGT CTGTAAGCTTCCAGGATGCGCCTGTGCAGCCGCATAGCGAGATAATGTGCACTGTTGGACAGCGGGCACAGATTAGCATTAATCTAACTAATCAATCGTTGCAACCCCTCAAGAACTTAGTATTGACTATCAAGTTTTATCAAGACTATTTAAATGGCATGGAAAACTATAATCTAGAGACCCGCGTGGCCATTTCTGGACCTAACCG TATAACAATTCCTGTTTTGGAAAAGCACGAGCAAACGCAGCACAATTGTTCCGTGATTTTCTTTACGCCTGGTCGCTTCAAGACGAGCATTGAGTGTGTTACCAAGCCGCAACAAAGTAGCAGTATTTCGATACGGCCCTGTCCAGGATCAACAAACTTAAGTCAATTAGAAACATTACCGGCTTCTAGTTTTGATGAACAACAGGCACATACATGGAAATTTATACCACCTATTGAGGTGACTGTTGTTGAGCAGTAA